One genomic region from Marinomonas maritima encodes:
- a CDS encoding LysR family transcriptional regulator — protein MFNTQHLTTFKALVEKGSFTQTAKLLGLTQPAVSQHIQKLERGLGEPLLIRHGRTTEVTEAGKVLLQHIKELEVCYEEFTASWQMYAKSTASPDVEENKNG, from the coding sequence ATGTTTAATACTCAGCATCTCACGACATTTAAAGCCTTGGTTGAAAAAGGAAGTTTTACTCAAACGGCAAAGCTGTTGGGGCTAACGCAGCCTGCGGTGAGTCAACACATTCAAAAGCTAGAACGAGGGTTAGGAGAGCCATTGCTGATTCGTCATGGTCGTACGACGGAGGTGACGGAAGCGGGGAAGGTGTTGCTTCAACATATAAAAGAACTGGAAGTATGTTATGAGGAGTTCACGGCGTCATGGCAAATGTATGCGAAGTCTACGGCTAGTCCTGATGTAGAAGAAAATAAAAATGGCTGA